From the genome of Rarobacter incanus, one region includes:
- a CDS encoding OmpL47-type beta-barrel domain-containing protein encodes MHKRRLIAALTTAALTATALTAAVPAHAAASGADPMAANPFGGNVTIFDSSWSNQNINTALRNAASAGTHWSTDRKAFFFKPGTYGNSSYNGATDDPTKIVNSEVGYYTQISGLGKNPGDVTINGALHVEGEQYNAGTTYSGLTAAEVQKCSEQPWGAGNDSNYIETLTPEEYASLSKCLSPGGLNNFWRSLSNMTINPKQFAYGDDAARGTTAAGNADAGQMRWAVSQAAPMRRVQINGDLSVYPHWGQYSSGGFIADSKIQGSIQTGSQQQFLFRNSAVNTQNDTSKQFDDKGVWNMVFSGVTGGPSATDFPTSTSNDTTDVSTLHKWTVVDKTSVSREAPYVVWDSSSGYSVVVPDAQKNTSGTTWSASANGSSQTISLSKFLVANKDTSIDDINAWLETPGNHLILSPDVYKLSHSIVIKNANTVVLGLGLATLTPVGNADAVIKVADVEGVKIAGILVDAGERLTNSLIKVGPVREGDTADNSNPDNPTTLSDVFVRVGGMNKGRTDTAIEINSDNVLLDDIWTWRADHGTGDSTSGTGLYGWSDNYAPTGVRVNGDSVHATGLFAEHFYKNQVEWNGNNGDVVFFQSELPYEVPNQSKYKDEGRDGYASYRVAPDVTDHRLRGAGVYSYFRDAQDNPSASTGISVPRAENVTVTSAVTRFLNGYGSIDHVVNRIGRKAANVDLTANGKVNDNDRTSWLANFDWNSDSDSIAPVILTDADPASPDDGDTYTTPVNLWVSATDNETPNDQILLEYQIDDRNWKRVGINADTGKGLLNPPSGEHTVKLRATDEAGNVSRTSRTFKINADGNPGDLTDPESGTDPDIGGPVYPVDPDPTDPDPADTTKPTVQITSDPQAATDGVFRQQVTLTITAKDNVTTNAGYPKVTYKINGGATTDYSAPFKLTDDGTYTVLARATDKQGNWREATWTGKIDTSLPDAEAPKVTISSDPSSPSANGKYETSVKLTVTASDDKDPSPSIEVMRDGGEWEAYTGPVTFTSEGEHSLQARATDSAGKVSDVKTWTGTIRFPDATSPSATITPDRAPDANGKYTNAVTLTVAGSDDSGAVAKLEYDLGNGWVEYSTPITLTNNGTYTVKARATDAAGNVSEVAQWTGTIAKPASDPWNLGSNPPGTITVGKTLTATIHTKPAAPKKGYTWFKKNVTVKVTGTAPAGTRAVAQIKVGNGPWYTYAGPVLVSANGKTQIQARTVTMTKSSPVVSKSVKVDKVKPKKIKVKIKIKKKKRVAYIRLTATDKHSKVLKFRYKLPGKKWKTITAKKAKKKGIVLKAKKKKIAKIVRKLVKKKAKLRVYAIDKAGNASKKGKKSKVKIAKKLKKRLAKVV; translated from the coding sequence TTGCACAAGCGCCGCCTCATCGCGGCCCTGACGACCGCGGCGCTCACGGCGACCGCGCTCACCGCCGCCGTTCCGGCCCACGCCGCAGCCTCAGGCGCCGACCCCATGGCCGCGAATCCGTTCGGCGGCAATGTCACGATCTTCGACAGTTCGTGGTCGAATCAGAACATCAACACGGCCCTGCGAAACGCCGCGAGCGCGGGCACGCACTGGTCAACCGACCGCAAGGCGTTCTTCTTCAAGCCCGGTACCTACGGGAACTCGTCATACAACGGCGCCACCGACGACCCGACGAAAATTGTGAACTCCGAAGTGGGCTACTACACCCAGATCTCAGGTTTGGGAAAGAATCCCGGCGATGTGACCATCAACGGCGCGCTCCACGTCGAGGGCGAGCAGTACAACGCCGGGACCACGTATTCGGGGCTCACGGCTGCGGAAGTTCAAAAATGCAGCGAGCAACCGTGGGGCGCAGGCAATGACTCGAACTACATCGAGACGCTGACGCCCGAAGAGTACGCGTCCCTATCGAAGTGCCTCTCGCCGGGTGGGCTCAACAATTTCTGGCGCTCGCTTTCTAACATGACGATCAATCCCAAGCAGTTCGCGTATGGCGACGACGCTGCCCGCGGAACTACGGCGGCGGGCAACGCCGATGCGGGCCAGATGCGGTGGGCCGTGTCGCAGGCGGCCCCCATGCGTCGCGTCCAGATCAACGGTGACCTGAGTGTGTACCCGCACTGGGGCCAGTATTCTTCGGGCGGCTTCATTGCCGACAGCAAGATTCAGGGTTCTATCCAAACAGGTTCCCAGCAGCAGTTCCTCTTCCGCAACAGCGCGGTCAATACGCAGAACGACACATCGAAGCAATTCGATGACAAGGGCGTGTGGAACATGGTGTTCTCGGGCGTGACGGGCGGTCCGTCCGCGACGGACTTCCCGACCAGCACCAGTAACGACACAACCGACGTAAGCACCCTGCACAAGTGGACGGTCGTTGATAAGACCTCCGTTTCGCGCGAGGCGCCGTACGTCGTGTGGGACAGCTCCAGCGGCTACTCCGTTGTCGTGCCCGATGCGCAAAAGAACACGTCTGGAACTACCTGGTCGGCATCCGCGAACGGTTCATCGCAGACAATCTCACTCAGTAAGTTCCTTGTTGCCAACAAGGACACGTCGATTGACGACATTAACGCGTGGCTGGAGACGCCCGGCAACCACTTGATCTTGAGCCCCGATGTCTACAAACTCTCACACTCAATCGTGATCAAGAACGCCAACACTGTCGTTCTGGGGCTCGGCCTTGCGACGCTAACCCCGGTGGGGAATGCTGACGCGGTTATCAAGGTCGCGGACGTTGAGGGCGTCAAGATCGCGGGCATCCTGGTTGATGCTGGCGAACGCCTTACCAATTCGCTGATCAAGGTGGGACCCGTCCGTGAGGGCGACACCGCCGACAACTCCAACCCCGACAACCCGACCACGCTGTCGGACGTTTTCGTCCGCGTGGGTGGCATGAACAAGGGGCGCACGGACACCGCTATCGAGATCAACAGCGACAACGTTTTGCTCGATGACATCTGGACTTGGCGCGCCGACCATGGCACCGGCGATTCGACGAGCGGCACCGGACTTTACGGCTGGTCCGACAACTACGCGCCAACTGGCGTTCGAGTCAACGGCGACAGCGTCCACGCGACCGGACTGTTCGCAGAGCACTTCTACAAGAACCAGGTCGAATGGAACGGCAACAACGGCGACGTTGTGTTCTTCCAATCCGAACTCCCCTACGAAGTTCCAAACCAATCGAAGTACAAGGACGAGGGCCGCGACGGCTACGCTTCGTATCGGGTCGCACCCGACGTCACGGACCACCGCCTCCGGGGCGCCGGCGTGTATTCATACTTCCGGGACGCGCAAGACAATCCCAGCGCCTCGACAGGTATCTCCGTCCCGCGCGCCGAGAATGTGACCGTCACGTCGGCCGTGACAAGGTTCTTGAACGGCTACGGGTCCATCGATCACGTGGTGAACCGGATCGGCCGCAAGGCCGCCAACGTCGATCTCACCGCGAACGGCAAGGTCAACGACAACGATCGCACATCGTGGCTAGCCAACTTCGATTGGAACTCCGATTCCGATTCCATCGCACCTGTGATCTTGACCGACGCGGATCCCGCCTCGCCCGACGATGGCGATACGTACACCACACCGGTGAACCTGTGGGTCAGCGCAACGGACAATGAGACTCCGAATGACCAGATCCTGCTCGAATACCAAATCGACGACAGGAACTGGAAGCGCGTCGGCATCAATGCAGACACCGGCAAGGGGCTACTGAACCCGCCCAGCGGCGAACACACCGTCAAACTGCGCGCCACCGATGAGGCCGGCAACGTCTCGAGAACTTCCCGCACATTCAAGATCAACGCGGACGGCAACCCCGGTGACCTGACCGATCCTGAGTCGGGCACCGACCCGGACATCGGAGGCCCCGTCTACCCCGTCGACCCGGACCCAACCGACCCAGACCCCGCCGACACGACCAAGCCGACGGTGCAGATCACTTCGGATCCGCAGGCTGCGACTGATGGTGTCTTCCGGCAGCAGGTCACGCTGACAATTACTGCTAAGGATAACGTCACGACCAACGCTGGCTACCCGAAGGTCACCTACAAAATCAACGGCGGCGCCACTACCGACTACTCGGCGCCGTTCAAGCTGACAGATGACGGCACCTACACGGTGCTAGCGCGGGCTACCGACAAGCAGGGGAACTGGCGTGAAGCGACGTGGACCGGAAAGATCGACACGTCGCTACCGGACGCGGAGGCACCGAAGGTGACCATTTCGTCGGACCCGTCTTCACCTAGTGCGAATGGCAAATACGAGACTTCGGTCAAGCTCACTGTCACCGCAAGCGACGACAAGGATCCTTCGCCTTCGATTGAAGTTATGCGCGATGGTGGCGAATGGGAGGCATACACCGGTCCAGTAACGTTCACGTCCGAGGGTGAGCATTCGCTCCAGGCCCGCGCCACGGACAGCGCCGGCAAGGTGAGCGATGTCAAAACGTGGACCGGAACAATAAGGTTCCCCGACGCGACCAGCCCTAGCGCCACCATCACACCCGACCGCGCACCGGATGCCAACGGCAAGTACACCAACGCCGTCACCCTCACGGTCGCGGGAAGCGACGACAGCGGTGCGGTTGCAAAACTGGAGTACGACCTGGGCAACGGCTGGGTGGAGTACTCGACGCCCATCACGCTCACCAACAACGGCACGTACACCGTCAAGGCGCGCGCCACCGATGCCGCCGGAAACGTATCCGAGGTTGCGCAGTGGACCGGAACCATTGCCAAGCCGGCGAGCGATCCCTGGAACCTGGGCAGCAACCCACCCGGTACCATCACTGTCGGCAAGACGCTCACGGCGACGATTCACACCAAACCGGCGGCCCCGAAGAAGGGGTACACCTGGTTCAAGAAGAACGTAACCGTGAAGGTTACCGGAACCGCTCCCGCTGGCACCCGTGCCGTCGCGCAGATCAAGGTGGGGAACGGCCCGTGGTACACCTATGCGGGCCCCGTGCTGGTCTCCGCGAACGGCAAGACACAGATCCAAGCTCGGACAGTCACGATGACCAAGTCATCACCTGTCGTTAGCAAGTCGGTCAAGGTGGACAAGGTCAAGCCGAAGAAGATCAAGGTCAAGATCAAGATCAAGAAGAAGAAGCGGGTTGCCTACATCCGTCTCACCGCGACGGATAAGCACTCGAAGGTCTTGAAGTTCCGCTACAAGTTGCCCGGCAAGAAGTGGAAGACCATCACGGCAAAGAAGGCCAAAAAGAAGGGCATTGTGCTCAAGGCCAAGAAGAAGAAGATTGCCAAAATTGTCCGCAAGCTCGTCAAGAAGAAGGCGAAACTGCGGGTGTATGCCATCGACAAGGCAGGAAACGCTTCGAAGAAGGGAAAGAAGTCGAAGGTGAAAATCGCGAAGAAGCTCAAGAAGCGCCTCGCGAAGGTCGTCTGA
- a CDS encoding DUF885 domain-containing protein, producing the protein MTDNDAAGREQSAIDLIAEKWLDTVVTLFPETGTYTGIDPLPDQHADFGPEGTQRYLDAAKATLLELHDARPRDDVDRITKFDLAEQIGLEIESYEAGFHLRDLNVLASPAQDIRMVYDLMPTATEDDWAVISRRLSNVGPSIRSYIETLRIGIARGVTPAIRQVNAVADLVQTYGGPNGLFAAMVGEEKTAPAHIPESLRADLQQNAARAARAYEEFTEFLRTDLAPNATADDAIGRELYSIASRKFLGTRIDLDETYEWGIEELARMVAEQEAVARRIDPSRSLENVIEFLDADPRRKLHGKDALQAWMQETADKAVADLRGTHFDIPGPVQKIECMIASTDDGGIYYTGPSDDFSRPGRMWWSVPPGVEDFATWRELTTVFHEGVPGHHLQIGQAVYNRAELNAWRRLLAGTSGHAEGWALYAERLMQDLGYLSDDADLLGMLDGQRMRAARVVLDIGVHTGKPNLDGTGAWTFEWALDFFRKHVHMNDEFIKFEVNRYFGWPGQAPSYKVGQRVWEQIRDEARAREGASFDLKSFHTRALNVGSVGLDTLRMALLG; encoded by the coding sequence ATGACAGACAATGACGCGGCAGGGCGCGAGCAATCGGCCATCGATCTCATCGCCGAAAAGTGGCTCGACACGGTGGTGACGCTTTTCCCAGAGACCGGCACCTACACGGGCATTGACCCGCTGCCCGACCAGCACGCTGACTTCGGGCCCGAGGGCACGCAGCGCTACCTCGATGCGGCGAAGGCAACACTGCTTGAGCTCCACGACGCTCGGCCGCGCGATGACGTCGATCGGATCACGAAATTCGATCTGGCGGAGCAAATTGGGCTAGAGATCGAGTCGTACGAGGCCGGCTTCCACCTGCGCGACCTCAACGTGTTGGCGTCGCCCGCGCAGGATATCCGGATGGTCTACGACCTGATGCCAACCGCAACCGAAGATGACTGGGCCGTGATCTCGCGAAGGCTGTCGAATGTTGGGCCGTCCATTCGCAGCTACATCGAAACGCTGCGGATCGGTATCGCGCGCGGCGTGACGCCCGCGATACGCCAGGTCAACGCGGTCGCGGATCTGGTCCAGACCTATGGAGGCCCGAACGGGTTGTTCGCGGCGATGGTGGGCGAGGAGAAGACGGCGCCTGCGCACATCCCCGAATCGCTGCGCGCGGATCTGCAGCAAAACGCGGCAAGGGCGGCGCGCGCCTATGAGGAATTCACCGAATTCTTGCGAACGGATTTGGCGCCCAACGCGACCGCGGACGACGCGATAGGGCGTGAGCTGTATTCGATCGCATCGCGAAAGTTCCTCGGAACACGCATCGATCTCGATGAGACCTACGAGTGGGGGATCGAGGAACTTGCCCGCATGGTCGCCGAACAGGAAGCCGTGGCCCGGCGCATCGACCCGTCGCGCAGCCTCGAGAATGTCATCGAATTTCTGGATGCGGACCCGCGGCGTAAGCTCCACGGCAAGGACGCACTGCAGGCATGGATGCAAGAAACGGCCGATAAAGCAGTCGCGGATCTGCGCGGGACGCACTTCGACATTCCCGGGCCCGTGCAGAAGATCGAATGCATGATCGCCTCGACCGACGACGGCGGGATCTACTACACCGGTCCGTCCGATGACTTCTCGCGGCCCGGGCGGATGTGGTGGTCCGTGCCGCCGGGCGTGGAGGACTTTGCGACGTGGCGCGAGCTGACCACCGTCTTCCATGAGGGGGTACCCGGACACCACCTGCAGATCGGGCAGGCCGTCTACAACCGCGCGGAGCTCAACGCCTGGCGCCGCCTGCTGGCGGGTACATCGGGGCACGCGGAGGGCTGGGCGCTGTACGCCGAAAGGCTGATGCAGGATCTGGGATACCTCAGTGACGACGCCGACCTACTCGGGATGCTAGACGGGCAGCGGATGCGCGCGGCGCGCGTGGTCCTTGACATCGGCGTGCACACCGGCAAACCGAACCTCGACGGCACCGGCGCGTGGACGTTCGAGTGGGCGCTCGACTTCTTCCGCAAGCACGTTCACATGAACGACGAATTCATCAAGTTCGAGGTCAACAGGTACTTCGGCTGGCCCGGACAAGCGCCGTCCTACAAGGTGGGGCAGCGGGTTTGGGAACAAATTAGGGACGAGGCCCGCGCCCGCGAGGGGGCCTCGTTCGATCTCAAGAGCTTCCACACGCGGGCGCTCAACGTCGGCTCGGTTGGTTTGGACACGCTTCGCATGGCGCTGCTTGGGTAG
- a CDS encoding TM0106 family RecB-like putative nuclease, which yields MYFSQGQVVTSPSDLTVAAHCEFAFARKLDALLGRVQRPPRVEDPMAARAAHLGDRHEAAVLQRYRDRGLRVVEIARPDLRDPGQMEVARQATVTALRSGADVVFQAAFMHAGMVGFADFLVRTDDGAYEVQDTKLARTAKVTALMQLASYAEQMRSIGITPAPTTRLILGDGSESVHALRDIEPTYRARVERLRSIVDARVGDSKAVVWGARGLHACGTCEWCSPEVELHDDVLQVAGMRAAQRARLLDAGVRTVADLAGRRADVPGIGSGTLEAMRQQAKLQLAARAGADTGGHEPPVQVVDPRAIAALPRPNVGDLFFDFEGDPMYSEPATTRGQTAWGLDYLFGVVNRRGAFTALWAHSLEQEKSALVAFLDLVERRRAAYPDMHIYHYAAYEQTHLLSIAARHGVGEDRVDALLRDGVLVDLYPVVRRFVRIGAGSYSLKAIEALYLPAHMRDNDVKTATGSVEAYWDYCDARDRGDHEEARAILESIAYYNEVDCDSTRRLHEWLVRRGEQAGVRPGDGSDTVSAEEQEALRPAESALAASLREKAGDPLNPHRSARQTLWGLAGAAVDYHRRETKTFWRAHFERRRAPLSDWAHTRDVLVCDATGGDAGPWEPPAGNKRLASRLIELRGEFGDGTTLREGSQVFLMYEFGSRAQGGSERPDMRPAHSRALVTAIDVPRGWVQVEEKADLGEEYSDLPVALTPGPPIRPGSIPGAISRWAERVDRAHPGVPRDPVVDIMLRAPSRTHCGTLVRPTSGSDLAAAISASVADLDHSYVAVQGPPGTGKTYTGARVIADLVGRRKWRIGVVAQSHAAVENVLAAVVEAGVDRDNVGKKAALGAAAGETRAWTTLRNDRILDFVQRRGIVVGGTAWDFSNASRIPAGQLDLLVIDEAGQFSLAATAAVAGSARNLLLLGDPQQLPQVSQGLHPEPVNESALGYLSAGHDVLPSQFGYFLPATWRMHSELSSVVSDLSYGGELVSAAAADARSLRAPGVLAKAVRRTRDGIDCAAGVHPVPVSHTGRATSSPEEAARVAAIIAELLGKPWRDPRAKHATDAAGSTRPLAAGDFIVVTPFNAQVAQLQLALHGAGLDEVPVGTVDKFQGRQAVISILSMAASEPSEVPRGMGFLLSRNRLNVAISRAQWASYIVYSPELVNYLPTSAEGVAELSAFLRVVDG from the coding sequence ATGTACTTCTCACAAGGGCAAGTCGTCACTAGCCCGTCCGACCTGACGGTCGCGGCGCACTGCGAATTCGCATTCGCGCGGAAACTCGACGCCCTGCTGGGGCGGGTGCAACGGCCGCCGCGCGTCGAGGACCCGATGGCCGCGAGGGCGGCACATCTGGGTGACCGCCACGAGGCAGCAGTGCTGCAGCGATACCGCGATCGCGGGTTGCGGGTCGTTGAGATTGCCCGGCCCGACCTGCGCGATCCCGGGCAGATGGAAGTTGCGCGGCAAGCAACGGTGACCGCGTTGAGGTCGGGAGCCGACGTCGTGTTTCAGGCCGCGTTCATGCACGCGGGCATGGTCGGATTCGCGGATTTCCTGGTGCGCACCGATGACGGCGCATATGAGGTGCAGGACACGAAGCTGGCCCGTACGGCGAAGGTAACGGCGTTGATGCAACTTGCTTCCTACGCGGAGCAAATGCGTAGCATCGGGATTACGCCGGCACCAACCACACGTCTCATCCTCGGCGACGGCAGCGAATCCGTGCACGCCCTGCGCGACATCGAGCCAACGTATCGAGCGCGGGTAGAGCGCCTGCGATCGATAGTCGATGCGCGGGTGGGGGACAGCAAGGCAGTCGTGTGGGGAGCGCGCGGGTTGCATGCGTGCGGCACCTGCGAGTGGTGCTCTCCGGAAGTCGAACTTCACGATGACGTGTTGCAGGTGGCGGGCATGCGCGCGGCGCAGCGGGCGCGGCTGCTCGATGCGGGCGTGCGCACCGTTGCGGATTTGGCCGGGCGGCGCGCCGACGTGCCTGGAATCGGCAGCGGCACGCTGGAAGCGATGCGCCAGCAAGCCAAACTTCAACTTGCTGCGCGCGCGGGCGCAGACACCGGCGGGCACGAGCCGCCGGTGCAGGTCGTCGATCCGCGGGCCATCGCGGCGCTGCCGCGGCCGAACGTGGGGGATCTTTTCTTCGACTTCGAGGGCGACCCCATGTACTCGGAACCGGCGACCACGCGCGGGCAAACGGCGTGGGGGCTGGACTACCTGTTCGGCGTCGTCAATCGGCGCGGGGCTTTCACTGCATTGTGGGCGCATTCCCTGGAACAAGAGAAGTCGGCGCTCGTTGCTTTCCTCGACCTGGTCGAACGAAGGCGCGCCGCATACCCCGACATGCACATCTACCACTACGCCGCTTATGAGCAAACTCACCTGCTGTCGATCGCGGCCCGGCACGGCGTGGGGGAGGATCGCGTGGACGCACTGCTGCGCGATGGCGTGCTGGTCGACCTGTACCCCGTTGTGCGCAGGTTCGTGCGAATAGGCGCAGGTTCATACTCGCTGAAAGCGATCGAGGCGCTGTACCTGCCTGCCCACATGCGCGACAACGATGTGAAGACGGCAACGGGGTCGGTTGAGGCCTACTGGGACTACTGCGATGCGCGCGACCGTGGGGACCACGAGGAAGCGCGGGCGATCCTGGAATCAATCGCCTACTACAACGAGGTTGACTGCGATTCGACGCGCAGGCTCCACGAATGGCTGGTGCGGCGCGGGGAGCAGGCGGGCGTGCGCCCGGGCGACGGGTCGGACACGGTCAGCGCGGAGGAGCAAGAGGCGCTTCGACCCGCCGAGTCTGCGCTCGCCGCAAGCCTTAGGGAGAAGGCGGGCGACCCGCTGAACCCCCACCGCAGCGCGCGGCAAACGCTGTGGGGGTTGGCCGGTGCCGCGGTCGATTACCACCGACGCGAAACAAAGACCTTCTGGCGGGCGCACTTCGAGCGGCGCCGCGCGCCGTTATCGGACTGGGCGCACACTCGCGACGTGCTTGTGTGCGATGCGACCGGCGGCGATGCCGGGCCGTGGGAGCCCCCGGCGGGTAACAAGCGCTTGGCTTCGCGCCTGATCGAACTGCGTGGTGAGTTCGGCGACGGAACGACGCTGCGCGAGGGCAGCCAGGTTTTCTTGATGTACGAGTTCGGGAGCCGTGCGCAAGGTGGTAGCGAGCGCCCAGATATGCGACCGGCACATTCACGTGCCCTCGTAACCGCGATCGATGTGCCCCGCGGCTGGGTCCAGGTGGAAGAAAAGGCCGATCTCGGAGAGGAATACTCCGATCTCCCCGTCGCGCTCACGCCGGGGCCGCCGATCCGGCCGGGGTCGATTCCGGGCGCGATCAGCCGCTGGGCGGAGCGGGTGGACCGCGCGCATCCCGGTGTTCCGCGCGATCCGGTGGTTGACATCATGCTGCGTGCACCGTCGCGCACGCATTGCGGGACGCTGGTCCGACCCACATCGGGGAGCGATCTCGCCGCCGCGATCAGCGCAAGCGTCGCCGACCTCGATCATTCGTATGTGGCCGTCCAAGGGCCGCCCGGAACCGGAAAGACCTACACCGGGGCGCGCGTGATTGCCGACCTCGTGGGGCGCCGGAAGTGGAGAATTGGGGTCGTAGCCCAGTCGCACGCGGCCGTGGAGAATGTTCTGGCCGCCGTGGTCGAAGCGGGCGTCGACCGGGACAACGTCGGCAAGAAGGCCGCGTTGGGAGCCGCGGCGGGCGAAACCAGGGCGTGGACGACCCTGCGCAACGATCGGATCCTCGATTTTGTGCAACGTCGGGGAATCGTCGTGGGCGGAACAGCCTGGGATTTCTCGAACGCATCCCGCATCCCGGCCGGGCAACTAGACCTGCTGGTGATAGATGAGGCGGGACAGTTTTCGCTCGCCGCGACGGCGGCAGTGGCAGGAAGCGCCCGGAACCTGCTGCTCTTGGGGGACCCCCAGCAGTTGCCGCAGGTATCGCAGGGGCTGCACCCGGAACCCGTCAACGAATCCGCGCTGGGGTACCTGTCTGCGGGCCACGATGTGCTGCCGAGCCAGTTCGGGTACTTTCTGCCGGCCACGTGGCGCATGCACAGCGAACTGTCCTCAGTCGTCTCGGACCTTTCCTACGGCGGCGAACTGGTGTCGGCGGCCGCCGCGGATGCCAGGTCCCTTCGGGCCCCAGGGGTCCTCGCGAAGGCCGTGCGGCGGACCCGGGACGGCATCGATTGCGCGGCGGGCGTCCACCCGGTGCCGGTGAGCCATACGGGACGGGCAACGAGTTCGCCAGAGGAAGCCGCGCGCGTCGCCGCAATCATCGCGGAATTGCTGGGCAAACCCTGGCGCGATCCGCGGGCCAAGCACGCAACGGATGCGGCGGGTTCGACGCGGCCGCTAGCGGCGGGCGATTTCATCGTTGTCACTCCGTTCAACGCGCAGGTGGCCCAGTTGCAGCTTGCCCTGCATGGGGCGGGACTTGACGAGGTTCCCGTTGGGACCGTCGATAAGTTCCAGGGCAGGCAGGCCGTGATCTCGATCCTGTCGATGGCCGCGTCGGAGCCGAGCGAGGTGCCGCGCGGGATGGGGTTCCTGCTGTCGAGGAACCGGCTGAACGTGGCAATTTCGCGCGCGCAGTGGGCCAGCTACATCGTCTACTCCCCGGAACTGGTGAACTACCTGCCCACTTCCGCCGAGGGGGTGGCTGAACTGAGTGCATTCTTGCGCGTGGTCGATGGGTAG
- a CDS encoding sirohydrochlorin chelatase, translated as MTVLIACSHGTSDPAGQAAIRSLVDQVRELLPSVRVEEAFVDVQQPDLERVLAEVCGEPAAGDCAQDLRTRAVVVPLLLSTGYHTKVDIARAVGAHAGVAQGEPLGAHPLVARLVTDRLIAAVPGGFEPTDRVVLAAAGSSNPAAVRDVAAVAAGVGQAIPVPVTVGYASASEPRIADAVAAARADGASRVIVARYVLAPGFFAELVAASGGDIVSAPLAPDPTLARVVADHYAAALAAP; from the coding sequence ATGACCGTCCTGATCGCGTGTTCGCATGGAACGAGCGACCCCGCAGGGCAGGCGGCCATACGATCGCTGGTGGATCAGGTGCGCGAGCTTCTGCCCTCCGTGCGCGTCGAAGAGGCCTTCGTCGATGTTCAGCAGCCGGACCTCGAGCGCGTCCTTGCAGAGGTGTGCGGGGAGCCGGCGGCTGGCGATTGCGCACAAGATTTAAGGACGAGGGCCGTCGTCGTCCCCCTGCTTCTGTCCACCGGCTATCACACCAAGGTGGATATAGCCCGAGCGGTCGGTGCCCACGCGGGCGTTGCGCAGGGGGAGCCGCTGGGCGCTCACCCACTCGTTGCCCGACTGGTCACAGACCGGCTTATCGCTGCCGTGCCGGGTGGGTTTGAACCCACGGACCGGGTGGTGCTCGCGGCTGCCGGTTCCAGCAACCCCGCCGCCGTCCGGGACGTGGCGGCGGTCGCCGCGGGAGTCGGCCAGGCCATCCCGGTGCCGGTGACGGTCGGCTACGCGTCGGCCAGTGAACCCCGCATCGCCGATGCCGTGGCCGCGGCCCGGGCTGACGGGGCCTCGCGCGTGATCGTCGCGCGGTACGTGCTCGCCCCCGGGTTCTTCGCCGAACTGGTCGCCGCGAGCGGCGGCGATATTGTCTCGGCTCCGCTGGCGCCCGATCCCACGCTTGCCCGGGTCGTTGCGGATCACTATGCCGCGGCGTTAGCGGCACCCTAA